Proteins co-encoded in one Marinobacter gudaonensis genomic window:
- a CDS encoding TPR end-of-group domain-containing protein, whose product MIKLLLTFLFALAFSGTLQAQQNLGPDEPLTEEDLEESIETLDEPMYTPFVELYLLEETKALRKEMQSTRAELIEKVVDKELSVADKTMSYATDTVTYFFYLIAGATSILVVIGWNSIRDMRNQLTSLAEKRVNELVVEYEKRLEFIEEQLKQKSDIIHQNQAEIERTNEVHSLWLKASQETSQQNKIAAYDQILDLRPDDVEALSYKADAVLEMQEPLWAISLCQRALKLAPDNGHAHYQLACAYAEMGRWDDAVSTLKKAIEISEAYRDDASVDVSFAQLREHENFRALVAQDDEDGTDA is encoded by the coding sequence TTACCGAGGAGGACCTGGAGGAAAGCATTGAGACCCTGGACGAGCCCATGTACACCCCATTCGTTGAACTCTATTTGCTGGAGGAAACCAAGGCCCTGCGCAAGGAGATGCAGAGCACCCGGGCCGAGCTGATCGAGAAGGTGGTGGACAAGGAACTGTCCGTGGCCGACAAGACCATGTCCTATGCCACCGACACGGTCACTTACTTTTTCTACCTGATTGCCGGCGCTACCTCCATTCTGGTGGTCATCGGCTGGAACTCGATCCGGGACATGCGCAACCAGCTCACCAGTCTTGCCGAGAAGCGGGTGAACGAGCTCGTGGTGGAGTATGAAAAGCGCCTTGAGTTTATCGAGGAACAACTGAAACAGAAATCCGACATCATTCATCAGAATCAGGCGGAGATAGAGCGCACCAACGAGGTGCATTCGCTCTGGCTCAAGGCCAGCCAGGAGACCTCCCAGCAGAACAAGATTGCCGCCTACGACCAGATACTGGACCTGCGCCCTGACGACGTCGAGGCACTGAGCTACAAGGCCGATGCCGTGCTCGAGATGCAGGAGCCCCTGTGGGCCATCAGCCTCTGCCAGCGGGCACTTAAGCTGGCACCGGATAACGGCCACGCGCACTACCAACTGGCATGCGCGTACGCTGAAATGGGTCGCTGGGACGATGCGGTCAGCACCCTGAAGAAAGCTATTGAAATTTCTGAGGCATACCGCGACGATGCTTCGGTAGACGTGAGTTTCGCCCAGCTGCGCGAGCACGAGAACTTCCGCGCACTGGTTGCACAGGATGACGAAGACGGCACGGACGCCTAG